Proteins co-encoded in one Natronorubrum daqingense genomic window:
- a CDS encoding complex I subunit 1/NuoH family protein, translating to MVAELTTAPLQNDEPVLLPERIGDLTGLDGLGVGGELLAAFIAAFIIGNLMLAMTGVAGPWAKRKITAAFTDRIAVTHLGPAGLFIIVADAVRLLSKELIIPENADRPAYDLAPIVVASSALLGFAVIPMGSGIHLADPEVGLAFVFAVAGIASIGLVMAGYASANKYSMLGGLRAVAQNVAYEIPLVVTGMSVVIFAGSLQMSTIVDAQAQTLVDLGAVSIPAWYALVNPFAFVLFLLANFAEVGRNPFDTPEAPTEIVAGYQTEYSSVYFVLIYLGEFLHIFLGGAIIATIFLGGPAGPVLPGIVWFLIKIWAVFFLTQWLRSAVPRVRIDQLIEIGWKGLLVLSFANLILTAVIVGLIA from the coding sequence CGGCGGGGAACTCCTCGCCGCGTTCATCGCCGCGTTCATCATCGGCAACCTGATGCTCGCGATGACGGGCGTCGCCGGCCCGTGGGCGAAACGAAAGATCACGGCCGCGTTCACGGATCGAATCGCGGTCACGCACCTCGGCCCGGCAGGGCTGTTCATCATCGTGGCAGACGCCGTGCGACTGCTCTCGAAGGAGCTGATTATTCCAGAGAACGCCGATCGACCGGCCTACGACCTCGCGCCGATCGTCGTCGCCTCCTCTGCGCTCCTTGGATTTGCCGTGATTCCGATGGGCAGTGGCATTCACCTCGCCGACCCCGAAGTCGGACTGGCGTTCGTCTTCGCCGTCGCCGGCATCGCGAGTATCGGACTCGTGATGGCCGGCTACGCGTCGGCGAACAAGTACTCGATGCTCGGCGGACTGCGCGCGGTCGCACAGAACGTCGCCTACGAGATCCCGCTGGTCGTCACCGGGATGTCGGTCGTCATCTTCGCCGGCTCGTTGCAGATGAGTACCATCGTCGATGCACAGGCCCAGACGCTGGTCGATCTCGGTGCCGTTTCGATTCCGGCGTGGTACGCACTGGTCAATCCGTTCGCGTTCGTCCTGTTCTTGCTGGCGAACTTCGCGGAAGTTGGCCGAAACCCATTCGACACGCCAGAGGCACCGACCGAGATCGTCGCCGGCTACCAGACCGAGTACTCCTCCGTGTACTTCGTGTTGATCTACCTCGGAGAGTTCCTCCACATCTTCCTCGGCGGCGCGATCATCGCAACGATCTTCCTCGGCGGGCCAGCCGGACCGGTACTACCGGGAATCGTCTGGTTCCTCATCAAAATCTGGGCGGTGTTCTTCCTCACCCAGTGGCTCCGTTCTGCGGTGCCACGCGTCAGGATCGACCAGCTAATCGAGATCGGGTGGAAGGGACTGCTCGTCCTCTCGTTTGCGAATCTCATACTCACTGCAGTCATTGTGGGGCTGATAGCATGA
- a CDS encoding NuoI/complex I 23 kDa subunit family protein produces the protein MIGLLKSMATTMKHALDGSTFTVEYPDTAPDVSPRFRGVHKFSQERCIWCRQCENVCPNDTIQIVMDDQRNGEQYNLHIGQCIYCRLCEEVCPVDAILLTQNFEFTGDTKDDLVYNKEQLKAVPWYKDIDPLESREPDRGAWIGEGEGDVDYQ, from the coding sequence ATGATCGGACTACTCAAATCCATGGCCACGACGATGAAACACGCACTGGACGGCTCGACGTTCACCGTCGAGTACCCCGACACCGCACCCGACGTCTCCCCGCGATTCCGAGGCGTCCACAAGTTCAGTCAGGAACGGTGTATCTGGTGTCGTCAGTGTGAGAACGTCTGTCCGAACGACACCATCCAGATCGTCATGGACGACCAACGAAACGGCGAACAGTACAACCTCCACATCGGACAGTGCATCTACTGTCGACTCTGCGAGGAGGTCTGTCCCGTCGACGCGATCTTGCTCACCCAGAACTTCGAGTTCACGGGTGATACCAAGGACGATCTGGTTTACAACAAAGAACAGCTCAAAGCCGTACCGTGGTACAAGGATATCGACCCACTCGAGTCGCGCGAGCCCGACCGAGGCGCGTGGATCGGTGAGGGAGAGGGGGACGTCGATTACCAGTAA
- a CDS encoding NADH-quinone oxidoreductase subunit J codes for MMETIAFVVFAFVTLASALGVVLLEDPWHAALMLGVALMSIAIHFVMLAAEFVAMMQVLVYVGGVLVLITFAVMLTQRETGASEEVVQP; via the coding sequence ATGATGGAAACGATTGCGTTTGTGGTGTTTGCGTTCGTGACGCTCGCCAGCGCGCTCGGCGTTGTCCTCCTCGAGGACCCTTGGCACGCGGCGCTCATGCTCGGCGTTGCCCTGATGAGTATCGCGATTCACTTCGTGATGTTGGCGGCGGAGTTCGTCGCCATGATGCAGGTGCTCGTCTACGTCGGCGGGGTGCTCGTGCTCATCACGTTCGCCGTGATGCTCACCCAGCGTGAGACGGGAGCGTCCGAAGAGGTGGTACAGCCATGA
- the nuoK gene encoding NADH-quinone oxidoreductase subunit NuoK: MTVGVEYYVLLSMALFCIGLVGVLTRRNALMFLMSVELMLNAANINLIAFAFYHGNLTGQVFALFTMGLAAAEVAVGLGIILVLYRNFRDVDVTVPTTMRW; the protein is encoded by the coding sequence ATGACGGTTGGCGTCGAGTACTACGTTTTGCTGTCGATGGCCCTGTTTTGCATCGGGCTTGTCGGCGTGTTGACGCGTCGAAACGCACTGATGTTCCTGATGTCCGTCGAACTCATGTTGAACGCGGCGAACATCAACCTGATCGCCTTCGCGTTCTACCACGGCAACCTGACGGGACAGGTGTTTGCCCTGTTCACGATGGGACTGGCCGCCGCGGAGGTGGCCGTCGGGCTCGGGATCATCCTGGTGTTGTACCGAAACTTCCGTGACGTCGACGTCACGGTTCCAACGACGATGAGGTGGTAA
- the nuoL gene encoding NADH-quinone oxidoreductase subunit L, producing the protein MEGAFSYAPAIAAFPLVAFVVALVFGKWLPKKGAIPGIAATAASLLFSLWMLAVVASGEVYNETLYEWTSGEAASEVGADGIEFSFGILIDPLAALMLVIVSLVAFLVHVFSLGYMNAEGETGLPRYYASLGLFTFSMLAFVYSDNLLMAFMFFELVGLCSYLLIGFWFRTKSAPSAAKKAFLVTRFGDYFFLIGVVAIAATFGTVGFAGDDSFVTAAETAINDGETLFGFGAETWVTITGLLVLGGVLGKSAQFPLHTWLPDAMEGPTTVSALIHAATMVAAGVYLVARMFGYYALSPTALAIIAFVGGFTALFAATMGVVKDDIKQVLAYSTISQYGYMMLGLGVGGYVAGVFHLMNHAFFKALLFLGAGAVIILMHHEQDMWKMGGLKDKAPVTYYTFLAGALALAGIIPFSGFWSKDEILYDAMIVGLEEPIILAAYAMGLAAVFFTGFYTFRMVFLTFHGEPRSEAAEDPHPVGWSVKVPLITLGVLALVAGAANLAPVAKIVGVDITFLEHWLDGEYGAIDALTYSAYSEMIAFESGVIGSEQVTVLVAAGLSLLLAFSGAGLAWKLYNVPEPVAHKERLGSARKIVEDNYYQDEFQVWLARGVTLPLARVANRFDQTVIDGTVNGVSSVSLFGSNWVKRIQTGLVTNYAALIVAGVVALLAVLGVYGGWF; encoded by the coding sequence ATGGAAGGGGCATTCTCCTACGCGCCGGCGATAGCGGCGTTCCCGCTCGTGGCCTTCGTGGTCGCGCTCGTCTTCGGCAAGTGGTTGCCGAAGAAGGGGGCGATTCCGGGCATCGCAGCGACCGCAGCGTCACTGCTGTTCTCGCTGTGGATGCTCGCGGTGGTCGCGAGCGGCGAAGTGTACAACGAGACGCTCTACGAGTGGACAAGCGGTGAAGCCGCAAGCGAGGTCGGTGCCGATGGAATCGAGTTCTCCTTCGGTATCCTGATCGATCCGCTGGCGGCGCTCATGCTGGTTATCGTTTCGCTCGTGGCGTTTCTCGTCCACGTGTTCAGCCTCGGCTACATGAACGCCGAAGGCGAGACCGGACTCCCGCGCTACTACGCCAGTCTCGGCCTGTTTACGTTCAGCATGCTCGCGTTCGTCTACTCGGACAACCTGCTGATGGCGTTCATGTTCTTCGAGCTCGTGGGCCTGTGTTCGTACCTGCTGATCGGCTTCTGGTTCCGCACGAAATCGGCCCCCTCGGCCGCGAAGAAGGCGTTCCTCGTCACTCGTTTCGGGGACTACTTCTTCCTGATCGGGGTCGTCGCCATCGCTGCAACGTTCGGCACGGTCGGCTTCGCCGGCGACGACTCGTTCGTCACGGCCGCGGAAACGGCGATCAACGACGGCGAGACGCTCTTCGGGTTCGGCGCTGAGACCTGGGTGACGATCACCGGGTTACTCGTTCTCGGCGGCGTGCTGGGCAAGTCGGCTCAGTTCCCGCTTCACACGTGGCTTCCGGACGCGATGGAAGGGCCGACCACCGTCTCCGCGCTGATTCACGCGGCGACGATGGTCGCAGCAGGTGTCTACCTCGTCGCCCGGATGTTCGGCTACTACGCGCTCTCGCCTACCGCGCTCGCGATTATCGCGTTCGTCGGCGGGTTCACCGCGCTCTTCGCCGCGACGATGGGCGTCGTCAAAGACGACATCAAACAGGTGCTGGCGTACTCGACGATCAGCCAGTACGGCTACATGATGCTGGGACTCGGCGTCGGCGGCTACGTCGCCGGGGTCTTCCACCTGATGAACCACGCCTTCTTCAAGGCGCTCCTGTTCCTCGGGGCCGGTGCCGTCATCATCCTCATGCACCACGAACAGGACATGTGGAAGATGGGCGGACTGAAGGACAAAGCGCCCGTCACCTACTACACGTTCCTCGCGGGCGCGCTCGCGCTCGCCGGGATCATCCCGTTCTCGGGCTTCTGGTCCAAAGACGAGATCCTCTACGACGCCATGATCGTCGGCCTCGAGGAGCCGATCATCCTCGCGGCGTACGCGATGGGACTCGCTGCGGTCTTCTTCACCGGCTTCTACACCTTCCGGATGGTCTTCTTGACCTTCCACGGTGAGCCACGTTCGGAAGCGGCAGAAGACCCACATCCGGTAGGCTGGAGCGTCAAGGTTCCCCTCATCACGCTCGGCGTGCTCGCGCTCGTCGCGGGTGCCGCAAACCTCGCGCCGGTCGCCAAAATCGTCGGCGTGGACATCACGTTCTTAGAGCACTGGCTCGACGGCGAGTATGGTGCGATCGACGCGCTCACCTACAGCGCGTACAGTGAGATGATCGCCTTCGAGAGCGGTGTCATCGGCTCCGAGCAGGTGACGGTGCTCGTCGCTGCCGGCCTGTCATTACTCCTTGCATTCTCCGGGGCTGGACTCGCCTGGAAGCTCTACAACGTCCCCGAACCGGTCGCTCACAAGGAACGACTGGGAAGCGCTCGCAAGATCGTCGAGGACAACTACTACCAAGACGAGTTCCAGGTCTGGCTCGCTCGAGGCGTCACGCTGCCACTCGCTCGAGTCGCGAACCGATTCGACCAGACCGTCATCGACGGCACGGTTAACGGCGTCTCGAGCGTCAGTCTGTTCGGCAGCAACTGGGTGAAACGCATACAGACCGGCCTCGTGACGAACTACGCGGCGTTGATCGTCGCGGGCGTCGTCGCCTTACTGGCCGTTCTCGGCGTCTACGGAGGGTGGTTCTGA
- a CDS encoding complex I subunit 4 family protein → MMIEALIAVALVGALLTFIAPNRVAGKLAFAISLIPVALSLWMFATFDGSGNALIDGTLAFESHLEWIQLGEYSISWFVGVDGISLPLVVLTTILCSLAIMSSWTPIDERESQFYGLVLFIEANLIGVFTALDFFLWFIFWEAVLIPMYLLIGVWGGPRRKYAAIKFFVYTNVASLVMFGAFIALVFGLGDVTSFALPEIATAMVEGGPDGLFGLEGSTLAAVVFIAMFLGFAVKVPVVPFHTWLPDAHVQAPTPASVLLAGVLLKMGTYALLRFNFTMFPEQVETYAVPIAAIAVISVIYGAMLALAQTDLKRIVAYSSVSSMGYVILGLIAFTHFGVGGATFQMVSHGLISGLMFMAVGVIYNATHTRLVTDMSGVADRMPIAVGILVAGAFGYMGLPLMSGFFGEFTIFFGAFGSEALAYSQVFTALAMFGIVIVAGYLLFALQRAVFGPYELETDYDVTRAPLHDVAPMFVLLGLIILLGVAPDLIFEMITDAVDPILENGGDS, encoded by the coding sequence ATGATGATCGAAGCACTAATCGCGGTCGCACTGGTCGGCGCACTCCTCACGTTCATCGCGCCGAATCGCGTGGCGGGCAAACTGGCGTTCGCTATCAGCCTGATTCCCGTCGCCCTCAGCCTCTGGATGTTCGCGACGTTCGACGGCAGCGGCAACGCGTTGATCGACGGCACGCTCGCCTTCGAATCCCACCTCGAGTGGATCCAACTCGGCGAGTACTCCATCTCGTGGTTCGTCGGCGTCGACGGCATTAGCCTGCCACTCGTCGTGTTGACCACGATACTCTGTTCGCTCGCGATCATGAGTTCCTGGACGCCGATCGACGAGCGCGAGTCCCAGTTCTACGGACTCGTGCTCTTCATCGAGGCGAACCTGATCGGCGTCTTCACCGCGCTCGATTTCTTCCTCTGGTTCATCTTCTGGGAGGCCGTCCTCATCCCGATGTACCTGCTGATCGGCGTCTGGGGCGGCCCGCGCCGGAAGTACGCGGCGATCAAGTTCTTCGTCTACACGAACGTCGCCTCGCTCGTGATGTTCGGCGCGTTCATCGCGCTCGTCTTCGGCCTCGGCGACGTCACGAGCTTTGCCCTGCCGGAGATCGCGACGGCGATGGTCGAGGGCGGCCCCGACGGCCTCTTCGGCCTCGAGGGATCGACGCTCGCCGCGGTCGTGTTCATCGCGATGTTCCTCGGTTTCGCGGTGAAGGTGCCGGTCGTGCCGTTCCACACGTGGCTGCCGGACGCTCACGTGCAGGCACCGACGCCCGCGTCGGTGTTACTGGCGGGCGTCCTCCTGAAGATGGGGACCTACGCCCTGCTCCGGTTCAACTTCACGATGTTCCCCGAGCAGGTCGAGACCTACGCGGTTCCGATCGCCGCAATTGCGGTCATCAGCGTCATCTACGGCGCGATGCTCGCGCTCGCACAGACCGACCTGAAACGGATCGTGGCGTACTCCTCGGTGTCGTCGATGGGCTACGTGATCCTCGGTCTGATCGCGTTCACCCACTTCGGCGTCGGCGGCGCGACGTTCCAGATGGTCTCACACGGCCTCATCTCGGGGCTGATGTTCATGGCCGTCGGCGTGATCTACAACGCGACCCACACCCGCCTCGTCACCGACATGTCCGGCGTCGCCGACCGGATGCCCATCGCCGTCGGCATCCTCGTCGCCGGCGCGTTCGGCTACATGGGACTGCCGCTGATGAGCGGGTTCTTCGGCGAGTTCACGATCTTCTTCGGGGCCTTTGGCTCCGAGGCGCTCGCGTACTCGCAGGTGTTCACGGCGCTTGCGATGTTCGGCATCGTCATCGTCGCCGGCTACCTGCTCTTTGCACTCCAGCGCGCCGTCTTCGGCCCCTACGAACTCGAGACCGACTACGACGTGACTCGCGCCCCGCTACACGACGTCGCACCGATGTTCGTGTTGCTCGGATTGATCATCCTGTTGGGCGTCGCACCGGACCTGATCTTCGAGATGATAACCGATGCCGTCGATCCGATTCTCGAGAACGGAGGTGACAGCTAA
- a CDS encoding NADH-quinone oxidoreductase subunit N, which yields MEPLQLPEWAALAPALLLVGTALVLFVFDSISPHSTNRSLIAATAAGGSLASLAVAAWFTVAGVGTPTAAGGLGEIDPIHGFVVDQLALFFMIIVAIVTALVVVASYDYLVDHAYQAEYYSLIILAASGMSLLAAADSLVTIFIALELASLPSYALVAILKDNRGSVEAGLKYFLIGALSSAIFVYGISLVYGATGYLELSAIANVILEGEAADYGGLLGLGILLLIGGFAFKTASVPFHFWAPEAYEGAPAPVSAFLSSASKAAGFVVLFRVFTEAFPLGEEMRVAIGFDWTIAFIILAIVTMTLGNFAAATQNNVKRMLAYSSIGHAGYALIGLAGLTVDGGELVMGAAMMHLLVYGFMNTGAFLFVALAEHWGVGRTFEDYNGLSARAPVACGAMAVFMFSLAGIPPFGGFFSKFFLFMGSLEAAATNTAMLAVAAALVVNSALSLFYYSRLVKALWIEEPATTRDRLAKPTGLYAAIVVAAVMTVVILPGFGPVVDAALEAATALLN from the coding sequence ATGGAACCGTTACAACTTCCCGAGTGGGCTGCACTCGCACCGGCCTTGCTCCTCGTGGGCACGGCGCTGGTGTTGTTCGTCTTCGATAGCATCTCGCCCCACTCCACGAACCGATCACTGATCGCCGCCACCGCTGCCGGCGGCTCGCTCGCATCGCTCGCCGTCGCCGCGTGGTTCACCGTCGCCGGCGTCGGCACGCCGACCGCAGCCGGCGGTCTCGGCGAGATCGATCCGATCCACGGCTTCGTCGTCGACCAGCTCGCGCTGTTCTTCATGATCATCGTCGCGATCGTGACAGCGCTGGTCGTCGTCGCAAGCTACGACTATCTGGTCGACCACGCCTACCAGGCCGAGTACTACTCGCTGATCATCCTTGCCGCGTCGGGGATGTCGCTGCTCGCGGCCGCAGACAGCCTCGTGACGATCTTCATCGCGCTCGAGCTGGCGAGTCTGCCGTCGTACGCGCTCGTGGCGATCCTCAAGGATAATCGCGGCAGCGTCGAAGCCGGGCTGAAGTACTTCCTGATCGGCGCACTGTCGTCGGCGATCTTCGTCTACGGCATCTCACTGGTCTACGGCGCGACGGGCTACCTCGAGTTGTCCGCGATCGCGAACGTCATCCTCGAGGGCGAGGCGGCCGACTACGGCGGGTTGCTCGGACTCGGCATCCTGCTGTTGATCGGTGGCTTCGCGTTCAAGACGGCGAGCGTGCCGTTCCACTTCTGGGCACCGGAAGCCTACGAAGGCGCACCCGCACCCGTCAGCGCCTTCCTCTCGTCGGCGTCGAAAGCGGCCGGCTTCGTCGTGCTCTTTCGGGTGTTCACGGAAGCGTTCCCGCTCGGTGAGGAGATGCGCGTCGCGATCGGCTTCGATTGGACGATCGCGTTCATCATCCTCGCCATCGTCACGATGACGCTCGGGAACTTCGCCGCGGCGACCCAGAACAACGTCAAGCGCATGCTCGCGTACTCCTCGATCGGCCACGCCGGCTACGCGCTGATCGGCCTCGCGGGACTCACCGTCGACGGCGGCGAACTCGTCATGGGCGCGGCGATGATGCACTTGCTCGTCTACGGCTTCATGAACACCGGCGCGTTCCTGTTCGTCGCGCTGGCCGAACACTGGGGCGTCGGGCGGACCTTCGAGGACTACAACGGCCTCTCCGCGCGGGCACCCGTGGCCTGCGGGGCGATGGCCGTCTTCATGTTCAGCCTCGCGGGCATCCCGCCGTTTGGCGGCTTCTTCAGCAAGTTCTTCCTGTTCATGGGCTCGCTCGAGGCAGCCGCAACGAACACGGCGATGCTCGCGGTGGCCGCCGCGCTCGTCGTCAACAGCGCGCTCTCGCTGTTCTACTACTCGCGACTGGTCAAGGCGCTCTGGATCGAAGAGCCCGCGACAACGCGTGACCGACTCGCGAAGCCGACGGGACTCTACGCGGCAATCGTCGTCGCCGCGGTGATGACGGTCGTCATCCTCCCCGGCTTCGGCCCGGTCGTCGACGCCGCACTCGAGGCGGCGACGGCGCTGCTGAACTGA
- a CDS encoding DHH family phosphoesterase — protein sequence MVFRLVLGCTTVGRQVVEQIPERTGDDSDRLHVVTENESVVEALRDESIPARAGDPTDPSMIANIERPDVIFIGSDRTDVNRVALERARDRFPMASIVAYLGGNATESDRRVFENLADHVADATDAMVSHIIDGVARPSAGAAIGLRKHLTAIDGRLGVFMHDNPDPDAIASAVTLVDIAAEVGVDADACYFGDISHQENRAMVNLLDLDLRNLSPDDSLEEYEAFALVDHSRPGVNDQLPEDLHVDIVIDHHPPRGPVPGEFVDLREQAGATSTVMTDYLTRFRLEPRESTATALLYGIRIDTNDFSREVSPADFEAASILWPHVDVSLLEQIEQPTIEGEILETIARAIKNRIQHDSVAVASVGQINNRDALPQAADQLLAMNGIESTLVFGFKDEMAFLSARSRGSDVDLGETLRDAFERIGSAGGHAGMAGAQLEVGILASADDEDEVESIVSVVEEVITNRFLEAIDTQPGSSVGAYSQTSQWLFDIEEGETEGPPTADDGKQRGEESQ from the coding sequence ATGGTTTTCCGGCTCGTGCTCGGGTGTACGACGGTCGGCCGCCAGGTGGTCGAGCAGATACCCGAGCGCACCGGTGACGACAGCGACCGACTCCACGTCGTCACCGAGAACGAAAGCGTCGTGGAAGCGCTTCGCGACGAAAGCATTCCCGCTCGAGCGGGCGATCCGACCGACCCGTCGATGATCGCCAACATCGAGCGGCCGGACGTCATCTTCATCGGGAGCGACCGCACCGACGTCAACCGCGTCGCCCTCGAGCGAGCGCGCGATCGATTCCCGATGGCGTCGATCGTCGCCTACCTCGGCGGGAACGCGACGGAATCCGACCGGCGGGTGTTCGAGAACCTGGCGGATCACGTCGCCGATGCGACGGACGCGATGGTTTCACACATCATCGACGGCGTCGCCCGACCGTCGGCCGGGGCCGCGATCGGTCTCCGAAAGCACCTGACGGCGATCGACGGTCGCCTGGGTGTCTTTATGCACGACAATCCGGATCCGGACGCCATCGCGAGCGCCGTCACGCTCGTCGACATCGCCGCCGAGGTCGGTGTCGACGCCGACGCCTGCTACTTCGGCGATATCTCCCACCAGGAGAATCGAGCGATGGTCAACTTACTCGACCTCGATTTGCGAAACCTCTCGCCCGACGATTCACTCGAGGAGTACGAGGCCTTCGCACTGGTCGATCACTCCCGGCCCGGCGTCAACGACCAACTCCCCGAGGACCTCCACGTCGATATCGTCATCGACCATCACCCGCCCCGCGGGCCGGTCCCCGGCGAGTTCGTCGACCTTCGAGAACAGGCCGGTGCGACGAGTACCGTCATGACGGATTACCTCACTCGCTTTCGCCTCGAGCCCCGGGAGTCGACGGCGACGGCGCTGCTCTATGGCATTCGAATCGATACGAACGATTTCAGCCGGGAGGTCTCACCGGCCGATTTCGAAGCCGCGTCGATCCTCTGGCCACACGTCGACGTCTCGCTCCTCGAGCAGATCGAACAGCCGACGATCGAGGGGGAGATTTTAGAGACCATCGCGCGGGCCATCAAGAATCGCATTCAACACGACTCGGTCGCCGTCGCGAGCGTCGGCCAGATCAACAACCGCGATGCCTTGCCACAGGCTGCCGATCAGTTGTTGGCGATGAACGGGATCGAGTCGACGCTCGTCTTCGGCTTCAAAGACGAGATGGCGTTTCTCTCCGCGCGCTCGCGGGGGAGCGATGTCGACCTCGGCGAAACGCTTCGAGACGCCTTCGAACGAATCGGCAGCGCCGGTGGACACGCCGGGATGGCCGGTGCCCAACTCGAGGTCGGCATTCTCGCCAGCGCCGATGACGAAGACGAGGTCGAATCGATCGTGAGCGTCGTCGAAGAGGTGATCACGAACCGATTCCTCGAAGCGATCGACACGCAACCAGGGTCCTCAGTTGGCGCGTACTCCCAAACGAGTCAGTGGCTGTTCGATATCGAAGAGGGCGAAACCGAGGGGCCACCGACGGCCGACGACGGAAAGCAACGGGGCGAAGAGTCCCAGTGA
- a CDS encoding CBS domain-containing protein: MEVASDGTKPQVNEYMTRDVVTVTPDETVGDVAERIAGSDEHSGFPVCERRRVEGFVSARDLLLADDDEPIFKVMTTDLLVAHPDMKVTDAARVILRSGIQKLPVVDDAGNLVGIISNADVIRSQIERATPEKVGKLMRTLEQIHNTNLTQERRTVSLAELTPTQGRVYADELEGRRYELERGLAEPLVVIDNDGTLLLADGHHRVLASDRLGIDEMDAYVIVVDHEIELGMAETAEKEELEEIDDIDIVDYARHPLVQTTKRLQSR; the protein is encoded by the coding sequence ATGGAGGTCGCGTCGGACGGAACGAAGCCCCAGGTCAACGAGTACATGACGCGCGATGTCGTGACCGTCACCCCCGATGAAACCGTCGGTGACGTCGCGGAGCGAATCGCTGGCAGCGACGAGCACAGCGGTTTCCCCGTCTGTGAACGACGACGCGTCGAAGGATTCGTCAGCGCTCGAGACCTGTTACTGGCCGACGACGACGAACCGATTTTCAAGGTGATGACGACGGACCTGCTGGTCGCACACCCGGATATGAAAGTAACCGACGCCGCCCGCGTCATCCTCCGTTCGGGAATCCAGAAACTTCCCGTCGTCGACGACGCGGGCAACCTCGTCGGGATCATCTCGAACGCCGACGTGATCCGTAGCCAAATCGAACGCGCGACGCCCGAGAAGGTCGGGAAGTTGATGCGGACGCTCGAACAGATCCACAACACGAACTTAACGCAAGAACGCCGAACGGTCTCGCTAGCGGAACTCACGCCGACGCAGGGGCGTGTCTACGCAGACGAACTCGAGGGACGGCGCTACGAACTCGAACGCGGCCTCGCAGAGCCGTTAGTTGTCATCGACAACGATGGGACCTTGTTGCTCGCAGACGGCCATCACCGGGTACTTGCCTCGGACCGCCTCGGCATCGACGAGATGGACGCCTACGTCATCGTCGTCGATCACGAAATCGAACTCGGCATGGCCGAGACGGCCGAAAAAGAAGAACTCGAGGAAATCGACGATATCGACATCGTCGACTATGCGCGTCACCCGCTCGTCCAGACGACGAAACGTCTCCAATCTCGCTAG